In Rouxiella sp. WC2420, the following proteins share a genomic window:
- the btuB gene encoding TonB-dependent vitamin B12 receptor BtuB produces the protein MTIKKHALLAVLSATAFSGWAQDSNPQTDNDDVVVTANRFPQPVSTVLAPTTVVTRDEIDRWQSKSLVDVMRRLPGVDIAQNGGLGQTSSMFIRGTNSSHVLILIDGIRLNQAGISGSSDLSQIPISLVQRIEYIRGPSSAVYGSDAIGGVVNIITTRDKLGTTVTAGLGSNGYQSYDASTQQKLGKDTVGTFAGNYTYTHGYDVVADGNTGGDPQHDRDGFMSKTLYGSILHNFSENVSGFIRGYGFDNRTAYDGYYTPGSALLDTQQLYSQTWDTGLRYNKGIYATQLIGSYTHSKTYNYDPRYGQYDSSATLDDVQQYNVQWGNTLQAWHGTLSGGLDWQKQTTTPGTDYLSDGHEQRDTGVYATTQQLFGPVTVEGAVRSDNNSQFGQHTTWQSSAAWEFIDGYRFIASYGTAFKAPNLGQVYSAFYGNTNLKPEESKQWEGGVEGLTGPVTWRVSGYKNEITNLIDSDPVTYRYYNIGDAVIKGVEATASFDTGPFSHQISYDFVDARNGQTNEVLLRRAKQQVKYELDWQVEQIDWAVTYHYLGQRYDTDYNTYQTVKLGGVSLWDLAASYPVTDHLTVRARIANLFDKDYETVYGYATAGREYFLSGSYTF, from the coding sequence ATGACAATTAAAAAGCATGCGCTGCTGGCGGTTCTTTCCGCCACAGCTTTTTCGGGCTGGGCGCAAGATAGTAATCCTCAAACAGATAATGATGATGTAGTAGTTACGGCTAACCGTTTTCCACAGCCGGTCTCAACCGTTTTAGCTCCGACTACGGTGGTGACGCGAGATGAAATAGACAGATGGCAGTCCAAGTCGCTGGTTGACGTAATGCGCCGTTTGCCGGGTGTAGATATTGCCCAGAATGGCGGCTTGGGTCAGACCAGCTCGATGTTTATTCGCGGCACCAATTCAAGCCACGTATTAATTCTGATTGATGGTATCCGTTTAAATCAGGCCGGGATTTCTGGTTCTTCAGATTTAAGCCAAATCCCTATTTCTCTGGTGCAGAGAATTGAATATATCCGTGGCCCGTCTTCTGCGGTTTATGGTTCCGATGCCATTGGCGGCGTAGTTAACATTATTACGACTCGCGATAAACTGGGCACCACAGTAACAGCGGGCCTGGGTTCAAACGGCTACCAGTCTTATGATGCCTCAACTCAACAGAAGCTGGGTAAAGATACCGTCGGGACTTTCGCCGGTAACTATACCTACACCCACGGTTATGACGTAGTGGCCGATGGTAATACTGGTGGCGATCCGCAGCACGACCGCGACGGGTTTATGAGTAAAACGTTGTATGGCTCAATACTTCATAACTTCAGTGAAAACGTCAGCGGCTTTATTCGCGGTTATGGTTTCGATAATAGAACCGCCTATGATGGCTATTACACACCGGGAAGCGCTTTGCTGGATACTCAGCAGTTATATAGCCAAACTTGGGATACTGGCCTTCGTTATAACAAAGGCATTTATGCTACTCAGTTAATTGGTAGCTATACCCACAGCAAGACCTACAATTATGATCCGCGTTACGGTCAATACGATTCATCTGCGACCTTGGATGACGTGCAGCAATATAACGTTCAGTGGGGGAATACCCTGCAGGCGTGGCACGGTACATTAAGCGGAGGTCTTGACTGGCAGAAGCAAACGACCACTCCAGGTACTGATTATCTGAGTGATGGTCATGAGCAGCGTGATACCGGCGTATATGCAACAACTCAACAATTGTTTGGTCCGGTAACTGTTGAAGGCGCCGTTCGCAGCGACAATAACTCTCAGTTTGGTCAGCACACTACGTGGCAGAGCAGCGCGGCCTGGGAGTTTATCGACGGTTATCGCTTTATTGCTTCCTATGGCACGGCATTCAAAGCGCCGAATCTGGGACAGGTCTACAGTGCGTTCTACGGTAATACAAATCTGAAACCTGAAGAAAGTAAACAGTGGGAAGGTGGCGTTGAGGGTCTGACTGGTCCGGTAACCTGGCGTGTCAGCGGTTATAAAAACGAAATCACCAACCTGATTGACAGCGATCCAGTGACCTATCGTTATTATAATATCGGCGATGCCGTTATTAAAGGGGTTGAAGCCACGGCCTCCTTTGATACTGGACCGTTTAGTCACCAGATTTCTTATGACTTTGTTGACGCGCGTAATGGCCAGACTAATGAAGTACTATTACGCCGTGCCAAGCAGCAGGTTAAATACGAACTCGATTGGCAGGTTGAGCAAATTGACTGGGCTGTGACCTATCATTACCTCGGCCAGCGCTATGATACTGACTACAACACTTATCAGACTGTGAAGCTTGGCGGCGTGAGTCTTTGGGATCTCGCCGCTTCTTATCCTGTTACTGACCATCTGACCGTTCGTGCTAGAATTGCCAACCTCTTTGATAAAGATTATGAGACGGTTTATGGCTACGCTACAGCAGGACGTGAGTATTTCCTCTCTGGAAGCTATACCTTCTGA
- the murI gene encoding glutamate racemase: MATLQQDVSISSLEAIPSDHAIVPARPTALVFDSGVGGLSVYHEVRLLLPDLHYIYAFDNVAFPYGEKSEEFIVERVLEIVSAVAKRHPLSIIIIACNTASTVSLPALRAKFSCPVVGVVPAIKPAAKLTRNGIVGLLATRATVQRPYTHDLIARFATDCKILMLGSAELVELAEAKLHGEEVSLPLLRKILQPWLKLREPPDTVVLGCTHFPLLSDELSQVLPDGTRMIDSGSAIARRAHWLIETAFTSIPEKKQGTEIESIAYCMKLDEQAAELLPVLQAYGFKSIHELVL; this comes from the coding sequence ATGGCTACGCTACAGCAGGACGTGAGTATTTCCTCTCTGGAAGCTATACCTTCTGATCATGCCATAGTACCGGCTCGCCCGACGGCGCTGGTGTTTGACTCTGGCGTCGGCGGGTTATCGGTTTATCATGAAGTCCGGCTGCTATTGCCGGACCTGCACTATATATATGCTTTCGACAACGTGGCGTTTCCCTATGGGGAGAAGTCGGAAGAGTTTATCGTCGAGCGCGTGCTTGAAATTGTCAGCGCTGTGGCGAAGCGCCATCCCCTTTCTATTATTATTATCGCCTGTAATACCGCGAGCACGGTTTCACTTCCTGCATTAAGAGCGAAATTCAGTTGCCCGGTAGTCGGCGTCGTCCCTGCTATAAAGCCAGCTGCCAAACTGACCCGTAACGGAATTGTTGGACTATTGGCAACGCGCGCGACGGTGCAGCGTCCATATACGCACGATCTGATTGCCCGTTTTGCTACAGACTGCAAAATCCTGATGCTAGGATCGGCTGAGCTGGTGGAGTTGGCCGAAGCCAAGTTGCATGGCGAAGAGGTTTCTCTTCCTCTATTAAGGAAAATCCTGCAACCTTGGCTTAAATTACGTGAGCCACCCGACACAGTTGTACTTGGATGTACTCATTTTCCGTTGCTCAGTGACGAGCTGTCGCAGGTTTTACCTGATGGAACTCGCATGATTGATTCCGGATCGGCCATTGCACGTCGCGCACACTGGTTAATTGAGACTGCTTTTACTTCTATTCCCGAAAAAAAACAGGGAACGGAAATAGAAAGCATCGCTTATTGCATGAAGCTCGATGAACAAGCTGCAGAGTTGCTGCCCGTTTTGCAGGCATATGGCTTTAAAAGCATCCACGAATTGGTGCTTTAA